Part of the Aquimarina sp. MAR_2010_214 genome is shown below.
ATTTGACTTGATGTATAGAAATTTGACTAAACCCGGACTGTATGTGTATTTGTATCAAGATACAGAGCGTCTTTTAAAAAATATTAAAAAAAGAGGTAGAGACTATGAGCAAAAAATCCCTGCAGAATATTTGGATAAGATCAATAAGGGATATTTGCAATTCATAAAATCACAACCACAATTTAATATAAGAGTAATCGATGTATCTGAACGGGATTTTATAGCAAACCGATCTGATTATATTTCGATTATCGAAGAGATCTCAAAATAATATTATCCTGCTTGATTTAGCTCTTTTGCTACTTTTTGCACTTCATCAAGAACACGTAGTAGGTTTCCGCTCCATAACTTTTCGATTTGTTCTTCTGTATATCCCCGTTTTACCAGTTCTAGAGTTACGTTAAAAGTTTCAGAAGCATTACTCCAACCTTCAATACCACCGCCTCCATCAAAATCAGAACTAATCCCTACATGATCAATACCAATTTTGTTAACCATATAATCAATGTGATTCACAAAATCCATGAGATCTACAGCAGGAGGAAGATTATCTATTTTTTTTACTTTTTCTCTTTGAATCGTTAGCATTTTCATATAAAAATCATAGTACTTTTCTTTTTCTTCGGCACTTAGTTTGGCTACTTCTTTTCGTTCTATCCAAGTCGCTCCCATAGAATCAGCAATCTGCTTGGCTATTTCTACTTCTTTCTCATTTCGTTTTTCAAACTTTTCTGTATTCAGGTATGAGGTAAAAGCTACGGTTTGAATGACACCTCCATTTTCTTTTAACCATTGCAATTGTTCATCATCTAGATTTCTACTATGATCACATAATGCTCTTGCAGAAGAGTGAGAAGCAATGATCGGAGCTTTGGTGAGTTTGATCATTTGTCGCATAGATTCTTTAGAAGGGTGGGAAACATCAATCATGATCCCTATTTTGTTCATTTCTGTAATCACTTCTTTCCCCAGATCACTTAAGCCATTATGTAGCCAAATGTCATCTGCTTCACCAGTATTAGAATCACAAAGTTGGCTATGTCCATTATGAGAAAGCGACATATATCTGGCGCCAAGATCATGAAATTTCTTTACGTTGCTGATATCGGTTCCTACGGGATATCCATTTTCGATACCAATCATAGCTACTTTCTTTCCTTTTTTGTGGATACGACGAACATCATCTGATGTTAAGGCCAATTCAATTTGATCTGGTGCAATTTCTTCTGCTAATTTATGGATAGCTTTAAATTTTGACATGGCTATTTCATGTGCTTTTTCATAGCCAGTAGTGGTTAGTGAATCCTGTCCGGTATAAACAATAAACCAGGCAACATCTAATCCTCCCTTTTTCATTTTTGGTAAAGTGATTTGCGAGTTAAGATCCTGGGTGTAGTTAATAGAATCCGTAAAGTTTTTTACGTTGATATCACAATGGGTGTCGAGGGTAATGACGTTGTTATGAATCTCTTTTGCTTTAGCAATAAGTTGATCCTCTGTAGCGGTTGATTGATCTTCTGTAGAAGTATCTTTTTTCATATTTTCTTGTTTGCATGAAAATAGAAGCAGTGTAATAGCAACAAAAGTTGAAATTTTTTTCATGATTAGATATGATTATGTGTTTAATAGCTCCTTAAACTTACAAAACAAATTCCAGATGATATTTTGGGTAATAAAAACTGCCCGAAAACAAATTCTCGGGCAGTTGGGGTATATTCAACAAAAATAAACAAATCTTATCTTTTGATAAACTTTTGGGTTGCCTGTCCTTCTCTGTTTTTTATGATTATAAAGTAGACACCGTTACTTAGATTACTAACATCATAGGAAGTGGTTTCATTGTTAGAATCGACCACGTCAATTGTTTTTCCTAGAAAATCAGTGATAGTGATTTGTGATGCTCCTTCACTTTTAGAAAATCCGGGGTATTGAATCGATAAAGAGCCCGAAGTGATAGGATTGGGGTAGATACTTATCTTTCGATTTACTGTATAGGTATTGTTATCAGCGAGGTCACTATCGGCAGAACCAGAAGTAATTTTTAAATTATCTATAGCCATATCACTTCTGTAACTAGATCCCGTAGTTCCTTTGAGTTGCAATTTTACTGTAGACCCACTATAAGCAGATAAGCTTACGGTTTGAGAACTCCAACTATTCCCTTGGTTTCCATTTTTGCTCCAGGCAGTAGTCCAGTTTGCACCATCATTGGTGGATACACGTACCTCTAAAGTGCCCATATTTGACCCATACATGTGATAATCAAAACTAAGTTGTGCATTTGATTCATTGGTTAAATCGATACAAGGGCTTGTTAATAAAGCTATTTTATTAGGGAATCCATTTCCGTTACCAGAAGCTTCAGTAAAGATGTAATTACTACCGTTAGTTGCAGAAGAAGGTCCTGTACTAGAGGATGGTGTACCATTGCTGTCAACTGTCCAGTTTATATTATCACTGGTTTCTTGTGTCCATTCACCTACTCCTGATTCAAAACTTTCATTATAAGGAAAACTAGTAATCCCATTACAAGAAGAGGGATTAGTTGTGGATGTCTTGATTTTGATGTTGTCAATTGCCATGTCACTTTTCCAACTAGCTCCAGTTGTTCCTTTAAATTGTAATCTGATCACACCAGAATATCCCGAAAGGCTAATGCTTGCTTGATTCCAGGTGTCTCCTTTTGCTCCGTTTTTTGACCATATAGAGGTATAAGATGTTCCGTCATTGGTACTTACCAAAACTTCTATAGTTCCTATATCGCTCCCTAACATGTGGTATCCGAATTCTAGAGACATATCACTGGCTTGGCTTAAATCGATACATGGGCTGTTTAATATTGCTGTTTTGTTTGGGCTTCCAGGCGGAGTTACATTTGTAGATGCTTCTGTATAAAGATAGAAAGAACCGTTTTGAGCTGTTGAAGGCCCTGTTCCTGTTGA
Proteins encoded:
- a CDS encoding dipeptidase, translated to MKKISTFVAITLLLFSCKQENMKKDTSTEDQSTATEDQLIAKAKEIHNNVITLDTHCDINVKNFTDSINYTQDLNSQITLPKMKKGGLDVAWFIVYTGQDSLTTTGYEKAHEIAMSKFKAIHKLAEEIAPDQIELALTSDDVRRIHKKGKKVAMIGIENGYPVGTDISNVKKFHDLGARYMSLSHNGHSQLCDSNTGEADDIWLHNGLSDLGKEVITEMNKIGIMIDVSHPSKESMRQMIKLTKAPIIASHSSARALCDHSRNLDDEQLQWLKENGGVIQTVAFTSYLNTEKFEKRNEKEVEIAKQIADSMGATWIERKEVAKLSAEEKEKYYDFYMKMLTIQREKVKKIDNLPPAVDLMDFVNHIDYMVNKIGIDHVGISSDFDGGGGIEGWSNASETFNVTLELVKRGYTEEQIEKLWSGNLLRVLDEVQKVAKELNQAG
- a CDS encoding T9SS-dependent choice-of-anchor J family protein, coding for MELRKQIVVFLSLVMLTTVQFGFAQESECGATPPKNYKNFMLKRLKSITDNGSKALATPVSLPIQHHVSRNSSGGSPAVSSAQIQNVMDELNATYAPMNISFHEYAPTKFIDNSSWNPSFNKSNDSQLVQYEVAEAINIFYFSKVTSGSSSICGFAKFPGTGNRAILATSCSQNGSTSSHELGHYFSVLHTHSTSSGRELVKRTNCSSAGDFFCDTPADPRLSSLVNSSCNYTGTATDANGDQYQPDVNNVMSYTRKSCRTGGFSTQQQDAIVASLESDRAYLINSTNPPACTTINNFPYSESFESGLGDWTNATGDDIEWTRDSNGTPSTGTGPSTAQNGSFYLYTEASTNVTPPGSPNKTAILNSPCIDLSQASDMSLEFGYHMLGSDIGTIEVLVSTNDGTSYTSIWSKNGAKGDTWNQASISLSGYSGVIRLQFKGTTGASWKSDMAIDNIKIKTSTTNPSSCNGITSFPYNESFESGVGEWTQETSDNINWTVDSNGTPSSSTGPSSATNGSNYIFTEASGNGNGFPNKIALLTSPCIDLTNESNAQLSFDYHMYGSNMGTLEVRVSTNDGANWTTAWSKNGNQGNSWSSQTVSLSAYSGSTVKLQLKGTTGSSYRSDMAIDNLKITSGSADSDLADNNTYTVNRKISIYPNPITSGSLSIQYPGFSKSEGASQITITDFLGKTIDVVDSNNETTSYDVSNLSNGVYFIIIKNREGQATQKFIKR